In Pseudomonas sp. p1(2021b), the genomic window TCCCCGGGCTTTGGCTGGCTGCCCAGCAGGCTGTCCTCGACCTGCCCTGACAGGTAGTAGACACCGGACATCGCGCCGCTCTGGCGGTTCTCCATCAGGTCCCGCCATTCTTCGTTCAGCGCCACGTTGAGGATCACCCGCAGTTGCTCGACCATCTGTGGGTGTTCCTGGTCGTGGCTGACCATGCCGTACCCTGCCACCGCGACCGAAAGCAACGTCCCAGCCGCCTTGCCTACCGCCGCCGCGATCGCACTGGCGATGCCGCGCGGCGCCAGGGTAGCGCCGAGCTTTTCACTGGCCCGGTTGGCCACCGACGATAGCCCGGCCTGGGTCTGCCCGGGCGCTTTGGCGGCCTGTTGGTGCAGGTGCTGGCGCAAGGCCTGCCAGGCCGGTTGCTGGTCCAGGGACTTGGCCCTGAGCAATTGATAGAGTGTGGCGTCCCGGGCTGCTGGGGGCCCCAAGGCGATGATCCTGATGCGGTTCAGGCGCTGGCTGACCTGCTCGGGTGGGGCGTTGTAGCGCCGGATGATGGCGGGCAACTGCTGGCCGAACAGTTGCAGATACAGCTCGCTGGCCCGGTCACGGATGCCCTCGGGGTTGATCTGCTCGGCCACAGGTTCGATCACCCGCCGGTGATACTGTTCTTGCAGGTACAGCGCCAGGCGCCGTTCGGGCGGCTCGGCGCCATCGCCGCTGTTCATCTTGTACCAGGCCACCTTGAGTGCCAGCCATTGCTGGGTCCAGTAGCCGGTGAACCATGGGATGAAGTCGCTTTCGGTGCGCTGTTGCACCTGGTCCTTCCATACCCGCATGGAACGTCGGGCGTAGTCGTTGGCCGAGCCGGTGGCGGCTACCGATGCCTCGATCAGGTCCTGGTCGATGCGCTGCCAGGTGGCCGGGGTGAGTACCGCCGGTGGCGGCGGGGCAGGCGGGCGCTTGCCGGCGCACCCGGCCAGGGCCAGTAACAGGCAGAGCAGCAGAAGCAGGATGCGCCGGTTCACGCGGCTGGCCTTCCTGGGGTAGGGAGGAGATGGTTATCCGAGTATAGGCATGATGTTCGCGATGCTGTGGGAGCGGGTTTACCCGCGAAGAACGTCACGCGGTGTTCCCGGGTAAACCCGTTCCACAGTGCCTTATGCGCCTGTGCCTTGATCCAGGTCCAGCTTGGCTTCCAGATGATCCAGATGGTCATGCATCAGTGCCAGCGCCGCGTTCACGTCACCCTTTTCCACGGCATCGATGATCGCCGCGTGCTCCTGCCAGGCGCAGTGGTCGCAGCAGGGCGATTCGTAGCGGGCGATGATGAGCGAGGTCATCGGCACCAGGCCGTTGAGGAAGCGGGCCAGGGGCGCGTTGGCGGCCATCTGCGCGAGCTTGAGGTGGAACTCGCCACCCAGGCGGATCGCTGTGCAGCGCTCGCCACGCTCATGGTGAAGGCGCTCGCGCTCGACCAATTGGCGCAATTGGCGGATCTGCGCCGGGCGCGCGCGTTGGGTGGCCAGGCTGATCAGCGTGGTCTCGGCCAGGCGGCGGGCACTGAGCACCTGGCGGGCCTGTTGTGGGTCCGGGGTGGCCAGGTGTGCGGTGTGGCTGGGCTTTTGCACCACCACCTGCTGGTCGGACAGGCGCCCAAGGACCCGGCGGATCACCGTGCGGCTGACGCCAAAGGCATTGCCCAGGGCCTGCTCGGGCAGGGCGCTGCCCGGGGGCAGGCGTTGTTCGAGGATGGCATCGAACAGGCGTGGGTAGATCTGTTCGGCCGAAAGGCGGGTCTCGCCGTTGGCGAGCAGGGCTGGCAGGCGAGGGGAGGCGTGGGCACAGGCGGTCATGGTCGCGCTCCTTGGGTCATTGACCCGAATGCTCATCGGGAATGTTCAGTTCGATGCCCATGCGCTGGCCTTCCTCGAGGATATGCCGGCGCATCTGGGCACTGGCCTGGGCGCTGCTCTTGTCGCGGATGGCGCGGACCACCGCTTCGTTTTCCTTCAGTCGCGCGGCCAGGTGTTCGGGCGAATTGCGCAGCATCTCGGTGCTCTGCTTGAGGGCATTGCCGGTCTGTTGCACCACGCTCTGGAAGATCGGGTTGGTGGTCAGGCCGAACAGCGCTTCGTGGAAGGCGATGTAGGCATTGACCCCGGCTTCGCTGTCCCCGGCCTCCAGCGCTTCGCGCATGTCCATCAGGATCAGGCGCAACTGGCCGATGTCCTGGCTGTTGGCCGATTGTGCGACCAGCCCGACGATGAACGGCTCGAGGGTATAGCGCAGTTCGAGCACGTCGGCCAGGCTGGCCGCGGCGACGGCCTCGACGGCCGGTTCCTGGGGCGAGGCCTCGATATCGAGCACCAGCACGCCCTTGCCCGGCATCGAGCGCACCAGGCCCAGGGTTTCCAGTACGGTCACCGCTTCGCGCAGGCTGGGGCGGCTGATTCCAAGTTGTTCTGCCAGCTCACGCTGGCCGGGCAGCATTTCGCCGCTGCGCCACTGGCCGCTGGCCAGGGCCTGGCGGAGTTTCTCCACCACTGAGTTGACGACGGTTGATGAGCTGATCACGGTTCGCTCCATGGTTACAAATTACTGCAGTGCGGCCGACGCATTGCGCCGGCCGCGGGGTGTTCAGAATTCCTGCTGGTGGGCCTGTGGGGGTTGCTTGCGCGGCGTGCTGGTGAAGCCAGGCTTGCCGGACAGCACGTTATTCGCCCGTTCCATGTCGATATCCCGCTCCCAGCGGGCAATGGCCACGGTGGCGACGCAGTTGCCGATCAGGTTGGTCAGTGCCCGGCCGATGCCCATGAACCAGTCCACTGCCAGCACCAGCACCAGGCCTACCACCGGGATGGCCGGTACCGCCGTCAGGGTGGCGGCGAGGATCACCAGGGCAGAGCCGGGGATGCCGTGGGCACCCTTGGAGGTCACCAGCGACACCAGCAGGATGGTCAGCAGGTCGGTCATGGCCAGCGGTGTGCCGGTGGCATTGGCGATGAACACGATGGCCAGGGTCAGGTAGATCGAGAAGCCATCGAGGTTGAAGGAATAACCGGTGGGGATCACCAGGCCCACGGTGGAGCTGCCGATGCCCAGGTGCTCGAGCTTGCGCATGATCTGCGGCAGCACGGCGTCGGAGGAAGCGGTGCCCAGGACGATGGTCAGTTCTTCACGCAGATACTTGATGAACGGCAGCAGTTTCAGGCCTGACAGGCGCATGACGGTGCCAAGGATGATCAGCACGAAGCCTGCACAGGTCAGGTAGAAGAGCGCCACCAGGCCGCCCAGGTGCTGCAGCGACTCCAGGCCATATTTGCTGGTGGTGAAGGCGATGGCGCCGAACACGCCCAGCGGTGCCAGGCGCACGATCATGCCCATGATGCGGAACACCACGTGGCTGAGCTCGTTGATCAGCCGCGAGATGCCGGACGCCGACTCGCCCACCAGGTTCAGGGCGCTGC contains:
- a CDS encoding GntR family transcriptional regulator, which encodes MTACAHASPRLPALLANGETRLSAEQIYPRLFDAILEQRLPPGSALPEQALGNAFGVSRTVIRRVLGRLSDQQVVVQKPSHTAHLATPDPQQARQVLSARRLAETTLISLATQRARPAQIRQLRQLVERERLHHERGERCTAIRLGGEFHLKLAQMAANAPLARFLNGLVPMTSLIIARYESPCCDHCAWQEHAAIIDAVEKGDVNAALALMHDHLDHLEAKLDLDQGTGA
- a CDS encoding FadR/GntR family transcriptional regulator, whose translation is MISSSTVVNSVVEKLRQALASGQWRSGEMLPGQRELAEQLGISRPSLREAVTVLETLGLVRSMPGKGVLVLDIEASPQEPAVEAVAAASLADVLELRYTLEPFIVGLVAQSANSQDIGQLRLILMDMREALEAGDSEAGVNAYIAFHEALFGLTTNPIFQSVVQQTGNALKQSTEMLRNSPEHLAARLKENEAVVRAIRDKSSAQASAQMRRHILEEGQRMGIELNIPDEHSGQ
- a CDS encoding C4-dicarboxylate transporter DctA, which gives rise to MLKWCSRSIFLQVVLGLALGIACGLSFPEVSLQLKPLGDGFIKLIKMLIGLIVFCVVVSGISGAGDLKKVGRIGLKSVIYFEILTTIALVIGLVFAFTSGIGSGANIHLDQLSSADASSLAERGQHIHGATAFFMDLIPTSVIGAFADNNILQVLLFSVLFGSALNLVGESASGISRLINELSHVVFRIMGMIVRLAPLGVFGAIAFTTSKYGLESLQHLGGLVALFYLTCAGFVLIILGTVMRLSGLKLLPFIKYLREELTIVLGTASSDAVLPQIMRKLEHLGIGSSTVGLVIPTGYSFNLDGFSIYLTLAIVFIANATGTPLAMTDLLTILLVSLVTSKGAHGIPGSALVILAATLTAVPAIPVVGLVLVLAVDWFMGIGRALTNLIGNCVATVAIARWERDIDMERANNVLSGKPGFTSTPRKQPPQAHQQEF